Proteins from one Chroococcidiopsis sp. CCMEE 29 genomic window:
- a CDS encoding nuclear transport factor 2 family protein, producing the protein MAKPPENIIGSTITTTRRYTLRSSAATLTGLIAASIAGCSAQAQTRKPATTGDHPNVALIKRYYEAYAKSDLATIREVLAPNIVWRIPGHHPLSGTKRGPDEVVAFFNQLAKANFKAEVLFLGGNDEYVVDYHRGYGASGNAKLDILWCLVFRIRENKIVEVTNFAADQHAADAFFWSVYQLKPIPDRLVT; encoded by the coding sequence ATGGCAAAACCTCCAGAAAATATCATAGGATCAACGATCACCACAACACGGCGCTACACACTCAGAAGCAGTGCTGCTACATTAACAGGACTGATAGCAGCTAGCATTGCAGGGTGTTCTGCCCAAGCGCAAACTCGCAAACCTGCAACCACAGGTGACCATCCAAATGTAGCGCTCATTAAGCGCTACTACGAAGCATATGCTAAGAGCGATCTGGCTACTATACGAGAAGTCCTCGCACCCAACATTGTTTGGCGGATACCGGGTCATCATCCGTTATCTGGTACAAAGCGGGGTCCTGACGAAGTAGTTGCCTTCTTTAATCAACTTGCCAAAGCGAACTTCAAAGCTGAGGTCTTGTTCCTGGGAGGCAATGACGAGTACGTGGTGGATTATCACCGGGGCTACGGTGCGTCTGGTAATGCTAAGCTTGACATCCTGTGGTGTCTTGTCTTTCGAATAAGGGAAAACAAGATTGTCGAGGTGACTAACTTTGCGGCTGATCAACACGCTGCTGATGCTTTTTTCTGGTCAGTATACCAACTCAAGCCCATCCCAGACCGCTTGGTAACGTGA
- a CDS encoding CBS domain-containing protein: MPKTVADVMTRDLVVVQPETLLNEAIQILAERRISGLPVVDDTGKLLGIVSETDLMWQETGVTPPAYIMFLDSVIYLQNPAKYERDLHKALGQTVGEVMSRDPITISPDKTVREAAQLMHERGVHRLPVLDTAGYVIGILTRGDIVRAMAANE, encoded by the coding sequence ATGCCTAAAACTGTTGCCGATGTCATGACCCGCGATCTGGTTGTTGTGCAACCGGAAACACTGCTGAATGAAGCCATCCAAATTCTGGCAGAGCGACGCATCAGCGGTTTGCCTGTTGTAGACGACACGGGTAAATTGCTGGGTATTGTCTCTGAGACTGACTTGATGTGGCAAGAAACTGGTGTCACTCCTCCCGCCTACATCATGTTTCTCGATAGCGTCATCTATTTACAAAATCCCGCTAAATATGAGCGCGATCTCCATAAAGCATTGGGGCAAACGGTTGGGGAAGTGATGAGTCGCGATCCGATTACTATTTCGCCTGACAAAACTGTAAGAGAAGCTGCCCAGTTGATGCATGAGCGCGGTGTTCACCGCTTGCCAGTACTTGACACTGCCGGATACGTCATTGGTATCCTTACTCGTGGAGATATTGTACGGGCGATGGCAGCAAATGAATAA